In the Theobroma cacao cultivar B97-61/B2 chromosome 1, Criollo_cocoa_genome_V2, whole genome shotgun sequence genome, one interval contains:
- the LOC18612719 gene encoding ninja-family protein Os05g0558800: MENNCGIIGLREDEIELELGLSIGGSFGKAEKLKPIKKESKPRNNSVADLGESVVLDPQTKREIQALRRQEAKKKREEKQQKRRTIISSRGHQNTEFRCKDSDVDATEERECKKNKVEEFSGNVNLNLSAEQNNPLVCPVIPVRVPYPCSYPQVHYVPLVNGFAYPCVNAMPCWDGGAGNDKGLVQPMPGNSGVRPIQAGKESGVNDGNGYDSEQNSSRDERNRKRRSNGSPMCSSSVVSDLQSSSNQGGCSSETGTHTSCCQLEQPQMNCSVASNLKGQSEQSATSHQMDSAQSTDKSTNGIDKTASWKVTGSTPSNPKEEPKPETQPYPKSKPVSTNETPTTTSTKDTRGDMRKTPKPLTPNHDGILSLRNMPCVSTTGNGPNGKTINGFLYRYTKSEVSIICVCHGSSFTPAEFVQHAGGSDVSHPLRHITVIPSAY; encoded by the exons ATGGAAAACAACTGTGGAATTATAGGGTTAAGAGAGGATGAGATTGAGCTAGAACTGGGATTATCAATAGGAGGAAGCTTTGGAAAAGCCGAGAAACTAAAGCCAATCAAGAAAGAATCAAAACCCAGAAATAACTCCGTTGCAGATCTCGGGGAAAGCGTGGTTCTTGATCCGCAAACGAAACGTGAGATTCAAGCGTTAAGGAGACAAGAAGCCAAGAAAAAGCGAGAAGAGAAGCAGCAGAAGAGACGAACAATAATATCATCAAGAGGTCATCAAAACACGGAGTTCCGTTGCAAAGACAGCGACGTCGATGCAACAGAAGAAAGAGAATGCAAGAAGAACAAAGTTGAAGAATTTTCCGGTAACgtaaatcttaatttaagcGCCGAACAAAATAATCCGTTGGTGTGCCCGGTTATTCCGGTGCGGGTCCCGTACCCGTGCTCATACCCGCAGGTCCACTATGTGCCGCTTGTAAATGGGTTTGCTTATCCTTGCGTAAATGCGATGCCTTGTTGGGATGGTGGTGCTGGGAATGACAAGGGTCTGGTTCAGCCAATGCCGGGTAATAGCGGGGTCCGGCCGATTCAGGCGGGTAAAGAATCGGGTGTGAATGATGGAAATGGATACGATTCGGAGCAGAATAGTAGCagagatgaaaggaataggaAAAGGCGGTCAAATGGGTCGCCTATGTGTAGTTCTTCGGTGGTTTCGGATCTTCAAAGCTCTTCTAATCAAG GTGGTTGCAGCAGTGAAACTGGAACCCACACAAGTTGTTGCCAATTGGAACAACCTCAAATGAATTGTTCAGTAGCAAGCAATCTAAAGGGCCAGTCTGAACAAAGTGCTACCTCTCACCAGATGGATTCTGCCCAAAGTACTGACAAATCTACAAATGGCATCGACAAGACAGCCTCATGGAAGGTCACCGGATCCACTCCATCTAATCCAAAGGAAGAACCCAAACCAGAAACCCAACCATACCCAAAAAGCAAGCCTGTTTCGACTAATGAAACTCCAACCACCACTTCAACAAAAGATACTAGGGGGGACATGCGCAAAACTCCTAAGCCTCTAACCCCTAATCATGATGGTATCCTTTCCCTTCGTAACATGCCTTGCGTTTCAACAACAGGCAATGGCCCGAATGGTAAAACCATTAATGGTTTTCTCTACAGATATACAAAATCAGAAGTCAGCATCATCTGTGTCTGCCATGGAAGTTCATTCACGCCGGCTGAGTTTGTGCAGCATGCTGGGGGTAGTGATGTATCACATCCTCTGAGACACATTACTGTGATTCCTTCTGCCTATTAA